A region of Flavobacterium album DNA encodes the following proteins:
- the ppk1 gene encoding polyphosphate kinase 1, producing the protein MIHHSPVNRYIDREKSWLAFNARVLQEAGDEKVPLLDRLRFLGIFSNNFDEFFRVRYAAIRRLSLEGKTGEKILGGITAQKLLKEITEIVIEQQSDSLRILSVIEKELEKENIFMVNETQINREQELFIKDFFIQKVSPELVTIILNDLDEFPLLKDTSGYLAVRLALKDDGVRFAVVEIPKTINRFVQLPSNSEKKYIIMLDDVIRLNLESIFNIFEYESICAHMIKITRDAQLEIDSDQSKSLMEKISTSVKDRRIGEPVRFVYDQAIGSDTLEFFLTHMEIDSSDSIIPGGRYHNRRDYMDFPSLGRQDLLYQQNVPLPITGLSLEGSIIQKLKHKDYLLNAPYQSYAYVIKFLREAALDPKVVTIKITLYRLARNSQIVSSLINAAKNGKKVTVQIELQARFDEASNISYAEQMQTEGINLIFGVKGLKVHSKICVVERVEEGKIKRYGIISTGNFNESTAKVYTDVTLFTSHPQIMKEVSKVFEFFDVNYRVHRYRHLFVSPHYTRSKFYKLIDREILNAIGGKEAYIKLKMNSLTDYRMIDKLYEASREGVKIQLIIRGICCLIPGVEGMSENIEAISIVDNYLEHSRVYIFANCGDHEVYISSADFMTRNLDARVEVTCPIYDADIKQEMLEVFEIGWKANVKARLHSETLENKYRKKPDEKPFRAQLETYNYYRNKLEVIYEQL; encoded by the coding sequence ATGATTCACCATTCACCGGTAAACAGATACATTGACAGGGAAAAAAGCTGGCTGGCATTTAACGCAAGGGTACTACAGGAAGCAGGCGATGAGAAAGTGCCGCTTTTGGACAGGCTTCGGTTTTTAGGAATATTTTCAAACAACTTCGACGAATTTTTCAGGGTACGGTATGCCGCTATCCGCCGGCTGAGCCTCGAGGGCAAGACCGGTGAGAAAATTCTCGGTGGAATTACCGCCCAAAAGCTGCTTAAGGAAATTACCGAGATTGTAATTGAGCAGCAATCGGACAGCCTCCGCATTTTGAGTGTTATCGAAAAAGAGCTCGAAAAGGAGAATATCTTTATGGTCAATGAAACCCAGATCAACAGGGAGCAGGAATTGTTCATCAAAGATTTTTTCATACAGAAGGTAAGCCCTGAGCTTGTTACCATTATCCTTAACGACCTCGATGAATTCCCTTTGCTGAAAGACACCTCAGGATATCTGGCTGTAAGGCTTGCCCTTAAAGATGATGGTGTGCGTTTTGCGGTTGTAGAAATACCTAAAACCATAAACCGCTTCGTACAGCTGCCATCCAACAGCGAGAAAAAGTATATCATTATGCTTGACGATGTTATAAGGCTCAACCTGGAGAGTATCTTTAATATTTTTGAATACGAAAGCATCTGTGCCCACATGATCAAGATTACGCGCGATGCCCAGCTGGAGATAGACAGCGACCAGAGCAAAAGCCTTATGGAAAAGATCTCAACGAGCGTGAAGGATCGCCGCATAGGCGAACCGGTGCGTTTTGTATACGACCAGGCGATAGGCAGTGATACGCTCGAATTTTTCCTGACGCACATGGAGATCGACTCTTCCGACAGTATTATTCCGGGAGGGCGTTACCATAACCGAAGGGACTATATGGATTTCCCCAGCCTTGGCAGGCAGGACCTTTTATACCAGCAAAATGTGCCGCTTCCCATTACAGGATTAAGTCTGGAGGGGAGCATCATACAAAAGCTGAAGCACAAGGATTATCTTTTGAACGCACCGTACCAGTCGTATGCTTATGTGATTAAATTTTTGCGCGAAGCAGCGCTCGACCCGAAAGTGGTCACTATAAAAATTACGCTCTACAGGCTTGCCAGGAATTCACAAATTGTGAGCTCGCTTATAAATGCAGCCAAGAACGGAAAAAAAGTTACGGTACAAATAGAGCTGCAGGCCCGTTTTGACGAAGCCAGCAATATCTCGTATGCCGAACAGATGCAGACAGAAGGCATCAACCTGATATTTGGGGTAAAAGGATTGAAAGTGCACAGCAAAATATGTGTTGTGGAACGTGTTGAAGAAGGGAAAATAAAACGCTACGGCATTATCTCAACGGGGAATTTCAATGAATCGACGGCAAAAGTATATACCGATGTGACATTATTTACCAGCCACCCGCAGATCATGAAAGAGGTGAGCAAGGTATTCGAGTTTTTCGATGTCAATTATAGGGTGCACCGTTACAGGCACCTGTTCGTTTCGCCGCACTATACAAGAAGCAAGTTTTACAAGCTTATCGATAGGGAAATACTCAATGCCATAGGCGGCAAGGAGGCTTATATAAAGCTGAAAATGAATAGCCTTACCGATTACAGGATGATCGACAAGCTTTACGAGGCGAGCAGGGAAGGCGTGAAGATACAGCTTATCATTCGTGGCATTTGCTGCCTCATACCCGGCGTTGAAGGCATGAGTGAGAATATCGAGGCCATCAGCATTGTAGATAATTACCTGGAGCACTCCAGGGTTTATATTTTTGCCAATTGCGGCGATCATGAAGTTTACATATCTTCGGCCGATTTTATGACACGCAACCTTGACGCGAGGGTGGAGGTAACCTGCCCAATTTATGATGCGGATATAAAGCAGGAAATGCTGGAGGTATTCGAAATAGGGTGGAAGGCCAATGTAAAGGCGCGCCTGCACAGCGAGACGCTCGAAAACAAATACAGGAAAAAGCCGGACGAAAAACCGTTCCGCGCCCAACTGGAAACGTACAATTATTACAGAAACAAGCTCGAAGTTATTTACGAACAATTATAA
- a CDS encoding SixA phosphatase family protein, translated as MKNLILIRHAKSSWDAPLVDKDRPLSNRGISDAHLMAGEVDEFLPKSFVVWSSTAQRAKNTAYIFAENLSIPIDTIVFKDDLYTFDEKKLANIIKTCDNQFDNLILFGHNDAITNFVNTFGNHAVDNVPTAGFVSLSFEENDWKAIRKGKIKKTLFPRELKKHDSPFTGKQIH; from the coding sequence ATGAAAAATTTAATCCTGATCCGACATGCCAAATCAAGCTGGGATGCTCCACTGGTAGATAAAGACCGCCCTTTATCTAATCGCGGCATTTCCGATGCGCACCTGATGGCTGGGGAAGTAGATGAGTTCCTGCCAAAATCGTTTGTTGTGTGGAGCAGCACTGCGCAGAGGGCTAAGAACACAGCTTATATTTTTGCAGAGAACCTTTCTATTCCGATAGACACCATCGTTTTTAAGGATGACCTTTATACGTTCGATGAAAAAAAGCTTGCGAATATCATAAAAACCTGCGATAACCAATTTGATAACCTAATTCTTTTTGGACATAACGACGCTATTACTAATTTTGTTAATACCTTTGGGAACCATGCTGTGGACAACGTGCCGACAGCAGGTTTCGTATCGCTGTCATTTGAAGAAAATGACTGGAAGGCGATCCGGAAAGGCAAGATTAAAAAAACGTTATTTCCAAGAGAATTAAAAAAGCATGATTCACCATTCACCGGTAAACAGATACATTGA
- the pdxH gene encoding pyridoxamine 5'-phosphate oxidase, with protein sequence MTDLSSYRKSYEKSQLIEDNLPEDPVTLFRNWFVEVEEFGSAAEVNAMTVSTIGLDGFPKSRVVLLKQFTYEGFVFYTNYSSEKGKAIAANPHICLSFFWHEMERQVIIKGVAEKVAENLSDGYFESRPEGSRLGAIVSPQSEVIPSRSYLENNLKELEKEFSGKEIPRPDNWGGYTVKPVEMEFWQGRPNRLHDRIRYKLMEDFSWKTDRLAP encoded by the coding sequence ATGACCGACCTAAGCAGTTACCGCAAATCCTACGAAAAAAGCCAGCTTATAGAAGATAACCTCCCGGAAGATCCTGTCACGCTTTTCAGGAACTGGTTTGTGGAAGTAGAAGAATTTGGCAGTGCCGCCGAGGTGAATGCCATGACGGTTTCTACTATCGGGCTGGACGGCTTCCCAAAGTCGCGCGTGGTGCTGCTTAAGCAATTTACTTACGAAGGTTTTGTTTTTTATACCAATTACAGTTCAGAAAAAGGAAAAGCGATCGCCGCAAATCCGCATATATGCCTGTCGTTCTTCTGGCATGAAATGGAAAGGCAGGTAATCATAAAAGGTGTTGCAGAAAAAGTGGCCGAAAACCTCTCTGACGGTTATTTCGAGAGCCGCCCGGAAGGCAGCAGGCTTGGCGCAATAGTATCGCCGCAGAGTGAGGTAATCCCGTCGCGGAGCTATCTTGAGAATAATTTAAAAGAGCTGGAAAAGGAATTTTCAGGCAAGGAAATTCCGCGTCCTGATAACTGGGGTGGCTATACTGTAAAGCCTGTAGAAATGGAATTTTGGCAGGGGAGGCCCAACCGCCTTCACGACAGGATAAGGTATAAACTTATGGAGGACTTTTCCTGGAAAACCGACAGGCTGGCGCCATAA
- a CDS encoding ribonuclease Z, with translation MNLTILGCYAATPRTLTNPTSQVLEMKNRMFLIDCGEGTQVQLRKNKLRFSKINHVFISHLHGDHYYGLIGLVSTFSLLNRKTDLHIYGPKGTKEITLLQLKLSNSWTGYNLYFHELESKEPEVVFEDDKVIVSTIPLKHRVYTNGFLFREKPGERKLDINAVQAHGIHTAYYQKIKNGSDITLDDGRVIPNSELTFDPPAPKSYAFCSDTIYDESIVPLIKDVDVVYHESTFLDSEAHLCEKTMHTTAKQAATIAKMANVKQLILGHFSTRYNSIEPFREEAQTIFENVLLADDGKVFEL, from the coding sequence ATGAATTTGACAATTTTAGGCTGTTATGCAGCAACACCACGTACATTAACCAACCCTACATCGCAGGTACTGGAAATGAAGAACAGGATGTTCCTCATTGACTGCGGGGAAGGTACGCAGGTGCAGTTGCGAAAAAACAAGCTGCGGTTCTCTAAAATAAATCATGTATTCATATCGCACCTGCACGGTGACCATTACTATGGGCTGATAGGGCTTGTCTCCACTTTTTCATTGCTAAATCGTAAGACTGACCTCCATATTTATGGCCCCAAAGGCACTAAAGAGATTACATTACTGCAATTGAAGCTATCCAATTCGTGGACGGGCTATAACCTGTATTTCCATGAGTTGGAATCCAAAGAACCCGAAGTGGTATTTGAGGATGATAAAGTTATCGTTTCCACTATCCCGCTAAAGCATCGGGTGTATACCAATGGCTTTCTGTTCCGGGAAAAGCCTGGCGAGCGCAAGCTGGATATCAACGCTGTGCAGGCGCATGGCATCCACACTGCATATTACCAAAAGATAAAAAACGGCAGTGACATTACCCTTGATGATGGTAGGGTTATTCCAAACAGTGAACTGACATTCGACCCACCCGCGCCAAAGAGCTATGCCTTCTGTTCGGATACCATATACGATGAAAGCATCGTGCCCCTTATAAAGGATGTGGATGTCGTTTATCATGAAAGCACATTTCTGGATTCAGAAGCCCACCTTTGCGAAAAGACCATGCATACTACTGCAAAGCAGGCGGCTACAATTGCCAAAATGGCCAATGTAAAGCAATTGATACTGGGGCATTTTTCTACGCGATACAACTCTATAGAGCCATTCAGGGAAGAAGCGCAAACTATCTTCGAAAATGTACTATTGGCAGACGACGGAAAAGTTTTTGAACTTTGA
- a CDS encoding ribonuclease Z → MKVEEKGHTITIKDTQGDIASFLDKVTAEYNSYKDHNLILDISQDGNITLDAVLTFLPLSNKHREAKKSFVLVAKDIDFNDVPEEMVVVPTPLEANDIIEMEEIERDLGF, encoded by the coding sequence ATGAAAGTAGAAGAAAAAGGGCACACCATAACCATTAAGGACACGCAGGGGGACATAGCATCGTTCCTGGATAAAGTGACTGCTGAATACAACAGCTATAAAGACCACAATCTCATCCTCGACATAAGTCAGGACGGAAACATTACCCTTGATGCCGTCCTGACATTCCTGCCATTGTCCAATAAGCACAGGGAAGCAAAGAAATCCTTTGTGCTGGTGGCTAAGGATATCGACTTTAACGATGTGCCTGAAGAAATGGTCGTGGTCCCTACACCTTTGGAAGCGAATGACATTATCGAAATGGAGGAGATAGAGCGCGACCTGGGCTTTTAA